A window of Polaromonas hydrogenivorans contains these coding sequences:
- the pqqE gene encoding pyrroloquinoline quinone biosynthesis protein PqqE — MAGSSEISPLVSPPLWLLAELTYRCPLHCVFCYNPTQYARLQEEMSTAQWVDVMRQARALGAAQLGFSGGEPMLRDDLEELVQEARHLGFYTNLITSGVGLTETRARKLKDAGLDHVQLSFQDSTKELNDFLSHTKTFELKQKVARLIKQHDWPMVMNCVLHRHNLPHVGKIIEMAEALEAEFLELANTQYYGWAWTNRDHLMPTHEQLIEAEAVVNRYRAQPNPRCRVLFVVPDYFEERPKACMNGWGAVFLAIAPDGTALPCHNARDLPGLKLPRVQDQPLADIWARSQAFNAYRGDKWMKPPCSSCDERHKDFGGCRCQAFLITGDAAQADPVCSKSPHHAKVVELVRRAPEHRITPIVFRSDSESRALHPQD; from the coding sequence GTGGCTGGATCGTCTGAAATTTCCCCGCTTGTCTCCCCGCCTTTGTGGCTGCTGGCGGAACTGACCTACCGCTGCCCGCTGCACTGCGTGTTTTGCTACAACCCGACCCAATACGCCCGCCTGCAGGAGGAAATGAGCACCGCGCAGTGGGTGGACGTGATGCGCCAGGCGCGCGCCCTGGGCGCCGCCCAACTGGGCTTTTCCGGTGGCGAGCCGATGCTCAGGGACGACCTCGAAGAGTTGGTGCAGGAAGCGCGTCACCTGGGCTTCTACACCAACCTCATCACCTCCGGCGTCGGGCTCACTGAAACCCGCGCCCGAAAGCTCAAGGACGCCGGGCTGGACCATGTCCAGCTGTCTTTCCAGGATTCCACCAAGGAACTCAACGATTTCCTGAGCCACACCAAAACCTTTGAACTCAAGCAAAAGGTTGCCCGGCTGATCAAGCAGCACGACTGGCCCATGGTCATGAACTGTGTGCTGCACCGCCACAACCTGCCGCATGTCGGCAAGATCATCGAGATGGCCGAGGCGCTGGAAGCCGAATTCCTGGAACTGGCCAACACCCAGTACTACGGCTGGGCCTGGACCAACCGCGACCACCTGATGCCGACGCACGAGCAGTTGATCGAAGCCGAAGCCGTGGTCAACCGCTACCGCGCGCAACCCAACCCGCGCTGCCGCGTGCTGTTCGTGGTGCCCGACTATTTTGAAGAGCGCCCCAAGGCCTGCATGAATGGCTGGGGCGCGGTCTTTCTGGCCATCGCCCCCGACGGCACCGCCCTGCCCTGCCACAACGCCCGCGACCTGCCCGGCCTGAAGCTGCCGCGTGTGCAGGACCAGCCCCTGGCCGATATCTGGGCACGCAGCCAGGCCTTTAACGCCTACCGGGGTGACAAGTGGATGAAACCGCCCTGCAGCAGTTGCGACGAGCGCCACAAGGATTTCGGCGGCTGCCGCTGCCAGGCCTTTTTGATTACCGGCGATGCCGCCCAGGCCGACCCGGTGTGCAGCAAATCGCCGCACCATGCCAAGGTGGTGGAACTGGTTCGCAGGGCGCCCGAGCACCGGATCACGCCGATTGTGTTTCGCAGCGACAGCGAATCACGGGCGCTGCATCCGCAAGACTGA
- a CDS encoding c-type cytochrome: protein MKLNILSCAFVLAASGMNGVHAEDTAAMTDFVRGNGCFSCHSATEKIVGPSFQSISSKYAGDKDAVPTLVQSIKNGSTGKWGSRVAMPPHQNISNEDLTKLAKWVLSQKP, encoded by the coding sequence ATGAAACTCAACATCCTTTCCTGTGCATTTGTGCTGGCAGCCTCAGGCATGAACGGCGTTCATGCTGAAGATACCGCAGCCATGACCGACTTTGTTCGTGGCAACGGCTGTTTTTCATGCCATTCCGCCACCGAAAAAATCGTTGGCCCCTCTTTTCAGAGCATCAGCAGCAAATACGCTGGTGACAAGGACGCCGTCCCCACCCTGGTTCAAAGCATCAAGAACGGCTCGACCGGCAAATGGGGTTCGCGCGTTGCCATGCCGCCGCATCAAAACATCAGCAATGAAGATTTGACCAAGCTGGCCAAATGGGTGCTTTCCCAGAAACCTTGA
- a CDS encoding PQQ-dependent methanol/ethanol family dehydrogenase: MISSDATNPKSVLSSGLGTQGQRHSPLTAVNPKTISRLTPVWSMSFGGEKQRGQESQPLVYNGKMFVTASYSRMYALDVKTGQKLWKYEHRLPEGIMPCCDVVNRGAALYDNLVIFATLDAQLVALNQDTGKVAWKEKIDDYSAGYSATAAPLIAEGLLLTGVSGGEFGVVGRVEARDPKTGKLVWSRPTVEGHMGFLNGKENGISGTTNATWPGETWKTGGASTWMGGTYDAKTGLAYFGTGNPGPWNSHVRKGDNLYSSSTVAIDVKTGKIVWSYQNTPNDAWDFDGSNEFVTFDMDGKRMGAKADRNGFFYVIDATTGKLGNAFPFVNKITWATDIDLKTGRPNFVPDNRPGDPTAPGGEGTKGKSVFSAPAFLGAKNQMPMAYSPLTKLFYVPTNEWGMEIWNEPITYKKGGAYLGAGFTIKPLFEDHIGSLRAINPKTGKVAWEVKNTAPLWGGVLTTAGNLVFWGTPEGFLKAADATTGKVVWEFQTGSGVVAPPITWMQDGEQYVSVVSGWGGAVPLWGGEVAKKVNFLEQGGSVWTFKLMK; encoded by the coding sequence ATGATCAGCAGCGACGCCACCAATCCGAAATCGGTATTGAGTTCGGGACTCGGCACGCAAGGTCAACGGCATTCGCCACTGACGGCCGTCAATCCCAAAACCATCAGCCGGCTGACGCCCGTATGGTCGATGTCCTTTGGCGGTGAAAAGCAGCGTGGCCAGGAGTCGCAGCCCCTTGTCTATAACGGCAAGATGTTCGTGACGGCCTCGTATTCGCGCATGTATGCGCTGGATGTCAAGACCGGCCAGAAGCTCTGGAAATACGAGCACCGGCTGCCCGAAGGCATCATGCCTTGCTGCGATGTGGTCAACCGTGGCGCCGCGCTGTACGACAACCTGGTGATCTTCGCGACTCTGGATGCCCAACTGGTGGCCCTGAACCAGGACACCGGCAAAGTGGCGTGGAAAGAAAAAATCGACGACTACAGCGCGGGCTACAGTGCCACTGCGGCACCGCTGATTGCGGAGGGCTTGCTGTTGACGGGTGTGTCGGGCGGTGAATTCGGCGTGGTGGGTCGCGTAGAAGCCCGCGATCCCAAGACCGGCAAACTGGTCTGGTCCCGCCCCACGGTCGAAGGCCACATGGGTTTCCTGAACGGCAAGGAAAACGGCATCAGCGGCACGACCAACGCCACCTGGCCCGGCGAAACCTGGAAAACCGGCGGCGCCTCCACCTGGATGGGCGGCACCTACGATGCCAAGACCGGCCTGGCCTATTTCGGCACCGGCAACCCGGGTCCGTGGAACAGCCATGTGCGCAAGGGCGACAACCTGTATTCCTCGTCCACCGTGGCGATTGACGTCAAGACCGGAAAAATCGTCTGGAGTTATCAAAACACCCCCAATGACGCCTGGGACTTTGACGGCTCCAACGAGTTCGTGACCTTCGACATGGACGGCAAGCGCATGGGCGCAAAGGCCGACCGCAATGGCTTTTTCTATGTGATTGACGCCACCACCGGCAAGCTGGGCAATGCGTTCCCGTTTGTCAATAAGATCACCTGGGCCACCGACATCGATCTGAAAACCGGCCGTCCCAACTTCGTGCCCGACAACCGGCCAGGCGACCCGACTGCACCCGGCGGTGAAGGCACCAAGGGCAAGTCGGTGTTTTCCGCACCCGCCTTCCTGGGCGCAAAGAACCAGATGCCGATGGCCTACAGCCCTCTGACCAAGCTGTTCTATGTGCCGACGAACGAGTGGGGCATGGAAATCTGGAACGAACCCATTACCTATAAAAAGGGCGGTGCCTACCTCGGCGCGGGTTTCACGATCAAGCCATTGTTTGAAGACCATATCGGCTCATTGCGCGCCATCAACCCCAAGACCGGCAAGGTCGCCTGGGAAGTCAAGAACACCGCGCCGCTCTGGGGTGGTGTGCTGACGACGGCAGGCAACCTGGTTTTCTGGGGAACGCCTGAAGGCTTCCTGAAGGCAGCTGACGCCACGACTGGCAAAGTAGTCTGGGAATTCCAGACCGGCTCCGGCGTGGTGGCTCCTCCGATCACCTGGATGCAGGACGGCGAGCAATACGTCAGCGTGGTTTCAGGCTGGGGCGGCGCCGTGCCGCTGTGGGGTGGCGAAGTGGCCAAGAAGGTCAACTTCCTTGAGCAGGGCGGCTCCGTCTGGACCTTCAAGCTGATGAAGTAA
- a CDS encoding quinoprotein relay system zinc metallohydrolase 1, producing MRRWNWPLMVAAVLAMPVGAQAQTAAGPPLKRAALDMARLDYALQPRQIAPGVWVFEGAVEDFSPGNGCNIINTGFIVTGEGVMVINTGPSRLYGEQQRRAIERVTQEPVVKVFNLNLHPDYFFGNQAWPELPVQALAGSMAGMQAEGQNYASNMYRLCGDWMKGTEPMPARAPVLAQVLQLGTHRLELLRLEGHTGDDLLLIDHGTGVVFAGGLVFAERVPTTPHADVKSWLRSLDALDKRLSGFPLAALVPSHGPIYTDSRGIGQTRDWLLWVSSLLEDSARRGLDLSEVLQTPVPGRFQAWAAQPAELQRTLAQWYPLYEQRALLGELPAK from the coding sequence ATGAGGCGCTGGAACTGGCCCCTCATGGTCGCCGCCGTGCTTGCCATGCCCGTTGGGGCGCAGGCGCAAACGGCTGCAGGCCCGCCGCTCAAGCGTGCCGCCCTCGATATGGCGCGCCTCGACTATGCCTTGCAGCCGCGCCAGATTGCGCCCGGTGTCTGGGTGTTCGAGGGCGCCGTGGAAGACTTCAGCCCCGGCAATGGCTGCAACATCATCAACACCGGTTTTATTGTCACGGGCGAAGGGGTGATGGTCATCAACACCGGCCCCTCCCGCCTCTACGGCGAGCAGCAGCGCCGCGCCATTGAGCGCGTGACGCAAGAGCCGGTCGTGAAGGTGTTCAACCTGAACCTGCACCCGGACTACTTTTTTGGCAACCAGGCCTGGCCCGAGCTGCCTGTCCAGGCGCTGGCTGGCAGCATGGCCGGCATGCAGGCCGAGGGCCAGAATTACGCCAGCAACATGTACCGACTGTGCGGCGACTGGATGAAGGGAACCGAGCCCATGCCCGCCCGCGCTCCTGTGCTTGCGCAGGTGCTGCAACTGGGAACGCACCGGCTTGAACTGCTCCGGCTTGAAGGCCATACCGGTGATGACTTGCTGCTGATCGACCACGGCACGGGCGTGGTGTTCGCCGGCGGGCTGGTGTTTGCCGAACGGGTGCCCACCACGCCGCATGCCGATGTGAAAAGCTGGCTGCGCAGCCTCGATGCGCTCGACAAGCGGCTGAGCGGCTTTCCCCTGGCGGCGCTGGTTCCCAGCCATGGGCCGATTTACACGGACAGCCGTGGCATCGGCCAGACGCGTGACTGGCTGCTGTGGGTGTCCAGCCTGCTGGAGGACAGTGCCCGGCGCGGCCTGGATTTGAGCGAAGTCCTGCAAACGCCGGTGCCCGGGCGGTTCCAGGCCTGGGCCGCACAGCCGGCTGAATTGCAACGGACCCTTGCCCAGTGGTACCCGTTGTACGAGCAACGCGCCCTGCTGGGCGAACTGCCGGCCAAGTGA
- a CDS encoding quinoprotein dehydrogenase-associated SoxYZ-like carrier, with protein MTSWIDRRAMLLRVGSAAAVAGGMPLALWAGEDPTGGDPLNSMQWPTLRKQYLGDAPMRFSQDVVVKGPAFADDAMNVPVLIDARALSSVGGGVERIDVVSDRNPIREVLSFEPLRCLPMLAFRFRMEQASPVRAMVRTRDGQWHVGSAWVQAAGGGCTVPGATRADGSWSRTLNQVQMRFFSNVLAGSQRLRVRIMHPMDTGLVAGIPAFYVESLQLMDDAGRLWWRLALHEPVSENPLLTFELPERPNGILRLAGRDNNGNPIGAEVSA; from the coding sequence ATGACATCATGGATTGATCGACGAGCAATGCTGTTGCGCGTGGGATCGGCCGCTGCTGTTGCCGGTGGCATGCCGCTGGCGCTGTGGGCCGGGGAAGATCCCACGGGCGGCGACCCCCTGAATTCCATGCAATGGCCGACCCTGCGCAAGCAGTATTTGGGCGATGCGCCCATGCGCTTCAGCCAGGACGTGGTGGTCAAGGGCCCGGCCTTTGCCGACGATGCCATGAATGTTCCGGTGCTGATCGATGCCCGGGCCTTGTCCTCGGTGGGCGGGGGCGTCGAGCGCATCGATGTCGTGAGCGACCGCAATCCCATCCGCGAGGTGCTTTCATTCGAGCCCCTGCGCTGCCTGCCCATGCTGGCCTTTCGATTTCGCATGGAGCAGGCTTCGCCCGTGCGGGCCATGGTCAGGACACGCGATGGGCAATGGCATGTGGGAAGCGCCTGGGTGCAGGCGGCCGGGGGCGGCTGCACCGTGCCCGGCGCCACCCGGGCCGACGGTTCATGGAGCCGCACCCTGAATCAGGTCCAGATGCGGTTTTTCAGCAATGTACTGGCCGGCAGCCAGCGTTTGCGCGTGCGCATCATGCACCCCATGGACACTGGTCTGGTGGCCGGAATCCCTGCTTTTTACGTGGAAAGCCTGCAACTGATGGACGACGCCGGGCGGCTCTGGTGGCGGCTGGCCCTGCACGAACCGGTATCGGAAAATCCGCTGCTGACCTTCGAGTTGCCCGAACGCCCCAACGGCATCCTGCGGCTGGCCGGCCGCGACAACAATGGCAACCCGATTGGCGCCGAGGTGTCCGCATGA
- a CDS encoding ABC transporter permease produces the protein MSRTPLSLHIVRAMRAVVGREIHKFLRQPSRLGSALVRPLLWFVVFSAGFNNVFGVSIVPPYETYVEYQEYMVPGLLAMVALFNGMQSSLSMVYDREMGMMRLLLTAPLPRGWLLAFKLLGGTSLSLLQMLVFVLIAFAFGVRFDPKNLPLLVLAMLCGATLLAALGLMLSVYIKQLENFAGTMNFVIFPMFFISPALYPLWKLEESGAWWLLILAQWNPFTHVVEAMRFAMYGQINALSWAVVLFGTAVFFGLAWWGYDPQRGWIKQRGAA, from the coding sequence ATGTCGCGCACGCCCCTGAGCCTGCACATCGTGCGCGCCATGCGTGCCGTGGTGGGCCGCGAAATCCACAAATTTCTACGCCAGCCTTCCCGGCTGGGTTCTGCCCTGGTACGCCCGCTGCTGTGGTTCGTGGTTTTTTCCGCAGGCTTTAACAACGTCTTTGGCGTGTCCATTGTTCCGCCCTACGAGACTTATGTTGAATACCAGGAATACATGGTTCCGGGTCTGCTGGCCATGGTGGCGCTGTTCAACGGCATGCAAAGTTCCTTGTCGATGGTGTACGACCGCGAAATGGGCATGATGCGGCTGTTGCTGACCGCTCCTTTGCCGCGCGGCTGGCTGCTGGCCTTCAAGCTGCTGGGCGGCACCAGTCTGTCATTGCTGCAAATGCTGGTTTTCGTGTTGATTGCCTTTGCCTTCGGAGTGCGTTTTGATCCGAAAAACCTGCCCTTGCTGGTGCTGGCCATGCTCTGCGGCGCCACGCTGCTGGCCGCCCTGGGGCTGATGCTGTCGGTGTACATCAAGCAGTTGGAGAACTTTGCCGGCACGATGAATTTCGTGATTTTCCCGATGTTCTTCATCAGCCCGGCGCTTTATCCCTTGTGGAAGCTGGAGGAGTCGGGAGCCTGGTGGCTGCTGATTCTGGCGCAGTGGAATCCTTTTACCCATGTGGTCGAAGCCATGCGCTTTGCCATGTATGGACAGATCAATGCGCTGTCCTGGGCGGTGGTGCTGTTCGGTACGGCCGTGTTTTTTGGACTTGCCTGGTGGGGCTACGACCCGCAGCGAGGCTGGATCAAGCAGCGTGGAGCGGCCTGA
- a CDS encoding ABC transporter substrate-binding protein, producing MANLCRRGLLASALMLAGLGAVAPAAKAAQGSVTVAVISLADDARYAPRRLERAYAGHPQGRALDAARLAAEDSAVELETAGLTLKVREVLLSNAQALPKALEELKAAGVHHLVADLPVAEMSLLVRTAPAALEGAMVFNTGLDNDALRGDSCAAHLLHTFPSRQMLTDSLAQYLAARSWRKVLLLQGPLPGDQLQADAFNRSARRFGLKITQTRPFKLSGDPRERDLSNTRLLTGEREHDVVAVMDSDGEFARTLPYATQWPRPVVGSNGLMAAAWHPQWERNGGPQLSRRFQRLAKRPMQGQDWAAWAAVKAVAAGLVDEPNARIPQQLKRLRSGTVYLDGFKGPRLSFRPWDGQLRQPVFLSHIDGVVGLAPLEGVLHPTEVMDTLGVDEKESTCRARP from the coding sequence ATGGCCAATCTCTGCCGGCGTGGGCTGCTTGCCTCGGCGCTGATGCTGGCTGGGCTCGGCGCTGTGGCCCCGGCCGCCAAGGCGGCACAAGGAAGCGTGACCGTCGCCGTGATCTCGCTGGCTGACGACGCACGCTATGCGCCCCGGCGACTGGAGCGCGCCTATGCGGGCCATCCCCAGGGGCGTGCGCTGGATGCGGCCAGGCTGGCGGCTGAAGATTCAGCGGTCGAACTGGAAACGGCAGGGTTGACGCTCAAGGTTCGCGAGGTGCTGCTGTCCAATGCGCAGGCCTTGCCAAAAGCCCTGGAAGAACTCAAGGCCGCCGGCGTGCATCATCTGGTTGCCGATTTGCCCGTGGCCGAAATGAGCCTGCTGGTGCGCACCGCCCCGGCGGCGCTGGAGGGCGCCATGGTGTTCAACACCGGGCTGGACAATGATGCGCTGCGCGGCGACAGTTGTGCTGCGCATCTGCTGCATACCTTTCCAAGCCGGCAGATGCTGACCGACTCGCTGGCCCAGTACCTGGCCGCGCGCTCCTGGCGCAAAGTATTGCTGTTGCAGGGTCCGCTGCCGGGCGACCAGTTGCAGGCCGATGCCTTCAACCGTTCCGCGCGTCGCTTCGGTCTGAAAATAACGCAGACGCGTCCCTTCAAATTGTCTGGCGACCCGCGTGAGCGCGATCTGTCCAATACCCGCTTGTTGACGGGCGAGCGCGAGCACGATGTGGTGGCTGTCATGGACAGCGACGGAGAATTTGCCCGCACGCTGCCGTATGCCACCCAGTGGCCGCGCCCTGTCGTTGGTTCCAATGGCCTGATGGCTGCTGCGTGGCATCCGCAATGGGAGCGCAACGGCGGCCCGCAGCTCTCGCGCCGTTTCCAGCGGCTGGCCAAGCGGCCCATGCAGGGTCAGGACTGGGCGGCATGGGCCGCAGTCAAGGCGGTGGCGGCCGGGCTGGTGGACGAGCCCAACGCCCGCATTCCCCAGCAGCTCAAGCGCTTGCGCAGCGGAACGGTTTACCTGGATGGATTCAAGGGGCCGAGGCTGTCGTTCCGGCCCTGGGACGGCCAGTTGCGCCAGCCGGTTTTTTTGAGCCACATCGACGGCGTGGTGGGCCTGGCCCCGCTGGAGGGTGTGCTGCACCCGACCGAGGTGATGGACACCCTGGGCGTGGATGAAAAGGAAAGCACATGTCGCGCACGCCCCTGA
- a CDS encoding PQQ-dependent catabolism-associated beta-propeller protein codes for MDFLCPDSRKSGFKTHDGHARPWLRHLLAGVLTLCTGLAAAQSPSGRVYVSSEKDNKIYVFDIQGTRLSSIEVCKRPRHMMFNAGHTRIYVSCGDSNQLGVVDTASGKMTDQIAVGDSPEIFDLSPDGKTAYVSIEDDNVMAAYSLESKARLFEVKTGGEPEGILVMPDGKHAYVTSEVANVVHLVDIAQRKVLKNIRVGKRPRRFVLAAGGKELWISNELGASVSVLNTDDQSVKSTVEFKVQGMRSSDITPVGMTLSPDGKTVWVGLGRANHVAEVDVATRQVRRNILVGKRAWGLAPHPDGKILYVTNGMSDDMTLIDTATGKALRTVAVGRVPHSVLVQP; via the coding sequence ATGGACTTCCTTTGCCCTGATTCCCGAAAATCCGGTTTTAAGACGCACGACGGCCATGCCCGCCCTTGGCTGCGTCATCTTCTTGCGGGTGTTCTCACGCTCTGCACTGGCCTGGCTGCAGCGCAATCGCCTTCCGGCCGGGTTTATGTTTCAAGCGAGAAGGACAACAAGATTTATGTTTTTGATATTCAGGGAACGCGCCTGTCGTCGATAGAGGTGTGCAAGCGGCCGCGCCACATGATGTTTAACGCCGGGCATACCCGGATTTATGTCTCTTGCGGCGACAGCAACCAATTGGGCGTTGTCGATACTGCCAGCGGCAAGATGACTGACCAGATTGCGGTGGGCGACAGTCCCGAAATTTTCGATCTCAGCCCCGATGGAAAAACCGCCTATGTGTCGATTGAAGACGACAACGTGATGGCCGCCTACAGCCTCGAAAGCAAAGCCAGGCTGTTCGAGGTCAAGACGGGCGGAGAGCCCGAAGGCATTCTGGTCATGCCCGATGGCAAGCATGCCTATGTGACCTCCGAAGTCGCCAATGTGGTCCACCTGGTGGACATCGCGCAGCGCAAGGTGCTCAAGAATATTCGCGTCGGCAAGCGGCCGCGCCGCTTCGTTCTGGCGGCTGGCGGCAAGGAACTATGGATCAGCAACGAATTGGGAGCGAGCGTCAGCGTGTTGAATACCGACGATCAAAGCGTCAAGAGCACGGTGGAATTCAAGGTGCAGGGCATGCGCTCTTCCGACATCACCCCGGTCGGCATGACCTTGAGCCCGGACGGTAAAACCGTGTGGGTCGGACTGGGCCGCGCCAACCATGTGGCCGAGGTCGATGTGGCCACCCGCCAGGTCCGGCGCAACATTCTGGTGGGCAAACGGGCCTGGGGTCTGGCCCCGCACCCTGACGGCAAGATACTGTACGTCACCAATGGCATGTCGGACGACATGACGCTGATCGATACCGCCACGGGCAAGGCGCTGCGAACCGTGGCGGTGGGCCGGGTTCCCCACAGCGTGCTGGTGCAGCCCTGA
- a CDS encoding tripartite tricarboxylate transporter substrate binding protein, whose amino-acid sequence MIVPWPAGGATDLTLRVLNEEAEPFLGQRIVVVNRPGAAGTLVAPLLKSADPDGYTIGQIPITVYRYALMHRVPWDPVNDLTPILQVSGTTFGLLVPADSPWKSLADLINWARENPGQLLMGSTGIGTTPHLAMEEILLENNISYGHIPYKGTTEQMLAIASGQLMAGVNSTGFAPWVDQHKIRLLAIFSAERSARWPQVPTLRELGYERSVYTSPWGLGAPHGTPPAIVQLLHNAFHKAIFSPNHKAALARYDQDINYLDTAAYQLAINETVKHEKALLARMKLLAVPLS is encoded by the coding sequence ATGATCGTTCCATGGCCTGCTGGCGGCGCGACTGACCTGACACTGCGCGTACTCAATGAAGAAGCAGAACCCTTCCTTGGCCAGCGTATCGTGGTGGTCAACCGGCCCGGGGCTGCCGGCACCCTGGTGGCGCCTTTGCTCAAGTCAGCAGACCCTGATGGCTACACCATCGGGCAAATACCGATCACGGTGTACAGGTACGCGCTCATGCACCGGGTTCCGTGGGATCCGGTCAATGATTTGACGCCCATCCTGCAGGTGTCGGGCACCACCTTCGGCTTGCTGGTTCCAGCCGACAGCCCCTGGAAAAGCCTGGCCGATTTGATCAACTGGGCGCGGGAAAATCCCGGCCAGCTCTTGATGGGCTCGACCGGCATAGGCACCACGCCCCATCTGGCCATGGAAGAAATACTGCTCGAAAACAATATCAGCTATGGCCATATACCCTACAAAGGCACGACCGAGCAAATGCTGGCCATCGCTTCAGGCCAGTTGATGGCGGGGGTCAATTCCACTGGCTTTGCTCCTTGGGTCGATCAACACAAAATACGGCTTCTGGCCATTTTCAGCGCCGAGCGCAGCGCCCGCTGGCCGCAGGTACCCACGTTGCGCGAACTGGGCTACGAGCGCTCGGTTTACACCTCGCCTTGGGGTTTGGGCGCGCCCCATGGCACCCCGCCTGCCATCGTGCAGCTTTTGCACAATGCCTTTCACAAAGCCATTTTCAGCCCGAATCACAAAGCCGCGCTGGCCCGGTACGACCAGGACATCAACTATCTCGACACAGCCGCCTACCAACTGGCCATCAACGAAACCGTAAAACACGAAAAAGCGCTGCTTGCCCGCATGAAGCTGCTGGCGGTGCCGCTTTCATGA
- a CDS encoding ATP-binding cassette domain-containing protein, translating into MTAILLNAQDLHKSYAGKRALQGVSLNLHEGEIVALLGPNGAGKSTLLQLLTGLFSPDQGHIHVLGHDMRTQASRALAGLGVVFQQSALDLDLSVQANLLFHTDLHGLARPLARQRIAEALEKIGMTAQAKAVVRSLSGGTRRKVELVRALLHQPRVLLMDEATAGLDMASRQQLLTAVRGLAQDQGVAVLWATHLAEEVKVADRLILLDKGMVRFSGSTSDFMQKAQADDLYAEIFKHLGQPVFEA; encoded by the coding sequence ATGACCGCCATCCTGTTGAACGCACAAGACCTGCACAAGTCCTACGCAGGAAAACGTGCCCTGCAAGGGGTAAGCCTGAACCTGCATGAAGGTGAAATCGTCGCCTTGCTCGGACCCAACGGCGCCGGAAAATCAACCCTGCTGCAGTTACTTACCGGCTTGTTCAGTCCTGACCAGGGACACATCCACGTCTTGGGACACGACATGCGCACCCAGGCCAGCCGGGCATTGGCAGGCTTGGGCGTGGTGTTCCAGCAAAGCGCGCTTGACCTCGATCTGTCGGTACAGGCCAATTTGCTGTTTCACACCGATCTGCATGGACTGGCCCGACCCCTGGCCAGGCAACGCATTGCCGAGGCACTGGAGAAGATAGGAATGACGGCGCAAGCCAAGGCAGTCGTGCGCAGCCTGTCTGGCGGAACACGCCGCAAGGTCGAGCTGGTCCGTGCCTTGCTCCATCAACCACGCGTGCTGCTGATGGACGAAGCCACGGCAGGGCTGGACATGGCATCACGCCAGCAATTGCTGACTGCCGTGCGCGGCCTGGCGCAGGATCAGGGCGTTGCCGTGCTGTGGGCAACGCATCTGGCAGAAGAAGTCAAGGTCGCCGATCGCCTGATCTTGCTTGACAAGGGAATGGTGCGCTTTAGCGGCTCCACCAGCGACTTTATGCAAAAGGCGCAAGCAGATGATCTGTATGCTGAGATATTCAAACACCTTGGCCAGCCAGTGTTTGAAGCTTGA
- a CDS encoding ClpXP protease specificity-enhancing factor, with amino-acid sequence MNAPNATSTRPYLIRALYEWCTDNGFTPYVAVSVDNTVQVPREYVKNNEIVLNIGFDATSSLTLGNEFIEFKARFGGSAREILVPISHVIAIYARENGQGMAFPFETSPEGLAGANDSQTIAPAASGRDTKPAAIEEAPSETPDSKIMQLVENVPDSSAAGSGKQKKTDAPDPPKPPSRPRPSLKRVK; translated from the coding sequence ATGAACGCACCCAACGCCACGTCAACGCGCCCTTATCTGATACGTGCCCTGTACGAATGGTGTACCGACAACGGCTTTACGCCTTACGTGGCCGTGTCGGTCGATAACACCGTGCAGGTGCCGCGCGAGTATGTCAAAAATAACGAGATCGTACTTAATATCGGCTTTGATGCGACCAGTTCGCTGACGCTGGGTAACGAATTCATCGAGTTCAAGGCGCGTTTCGGCGGAAGCGCCCGGGAAATACTGGTACCTATCAGTCATGTGATTGCCATCTATGCCCGTGAAAACGGGCAAGGTATGGCCTTTCCTTTTGAAACAAGCCCCGAAGGGCTTGCCGGCGCCAATGATTCACAGACAATTGCGCCTGCCGCGTCTGGTCGAGACACTAAACCGGCAGCGATAGAAGAGGCTCCTTCGGAAACGCCTGACAGCAAGATCATGCAGCTGGTGGAAAACGTGCCGGACAGTTCCGCTGCCGGCTCGGGCAAGCAGAAAAAAACAGACGCACCCGACCCCCCCAAACCGCCATCACGCCCACGGCCCTCGCTTAAACGAGTGAAGTAG